Genomic DNA from Pseudomonas fitomaticsae:
TCCCCCGTGGCCAGACACTGGGACATTTGCTCAAGCATGGTCTTGATGGCCAGCTCGACATCCTTGGATGAGAGCAGCCCCTGATGGGTGACAATTCGTTCGATCAACTCCGACTTCGTCATATTTTTCCCTTCTTTTTCAAGCAGCTAGATCAGCGCTTGAAAGGTTTTAGCATGCCCGGAAGATTTTGAACAGCCCAGGGCTTGACATATCTTTCCGCTCGCCGAAACGCCCATTTTCAGGGCATCGGATCGCATGCACGCCAACGCTCGCTCATCGACAAATTACCAGCATGGTTCGAGTGACATAGCCGGCGGGATTGAAGCCAAAGGGAAACTCATCCTCATCCCGCGCATCATCAGATCGCGTGATCACCTTATAACCCGCCCCCTTGCACTCCTTGGCGGCACGCTTCTGACACCTGTCCCAGCCCGAACCCAAACCGGAGCAGTCAACCTCGATACCACTGACTCCACGCACCGCGTGGGTCTTGGCGCTGGTAGTACAGCCTGCCAACACCAACATACCCAACAGAACCATAAACTTGTTCATTCACATCCTTATGCCAGGCACCTGCCCGACTACTGCGATCTTCAGACTAAGCCTAGACGCGAATAGACGATTGATCCGATTAAAGAAACAGACCGCCCGGCAAAGGGAATGGTTTCACCCAATCAACAGAGAGCGGCACCCACCAAATCGCAGGCACAAAAAAGGGCGACCGAAGTCGCCCTTTTTAATGATCAGACAGAACTCAGTTCTGTTTGGCCATTGCTTGACGCAGCAGTGCCGCCATGGTGGTGTCAGCTGCTTCGCCTTCCGGAGCTGCTTTCAGGCTCTGGATAGCTTCTTTCTCTTCAGCGTCGTCTTTCGACTTGATGGAGAGGCTGATCTGACGGCTCTTACGATCAACGCTGATGATCTTGGCTTCAACTTCCTGGCCTTCTTTCAGAGCGTTACGCGCGTCTTCAACGCGGTCACGGCTGATTTCGGAGGCTTTCAGAGTCGCTTCGATATCGTCGGCCAGAACGATGATGGCGCCTTTGGCGTCAACTTCTTTCACAGTGCCCTTAACGATTGCGCCTTTGTCGTTAACCGAGACGTACTCGGAGAACGGATCGCTTTCCAGTTGCTTGATACCCAGGGAGATACGCTCACGCTCCGGGTCAACCGACAGGATAACGGTGTCCAGCTCGTCGCCCTTCTTGAAACGACGCACGGCTTCTTCGCCCACTTCGTTCCAGGAGATGTCGGACAGGTGAACCAGACCGTCGATGCCGCCGTCCAGACCAATGAAGATACCGAAATCGGTGATCGACTTGATGGTGCCGGAGATCTTGTCGCCCTTGTTGAACTGGCCAGAGAAGTCTTCCCATGGGTTCGACTTGCACTGCTTGATGCCCAGGGAGATACGACGACGCTCTTCGTCGATGTCCAGAACCATGACTTCCACTTCGTCGCCGACTTGTACGACTTTCGAAGGGTGGATGTTCTTGTTGGTCCAGTCCATTTCCGAAACGTGTACCAGACCTTCAACGCCTTCTTCCAGCTCAGCGAAGCAGCCGTAGTCGGTCAGGTTGGTTACACGAGCGGTAACGCGAGTGCTTTCTGGGTAACGGGCTTTGATAGCAACCCATGGATCTTCACCCAGTTGCTTCAGGCCCAGGGAAACACGATTGCGCTCGCGATCGTACTTCAGAACCTTGACGTCGATCTCGTCGCCAACATTGACGATTTCGGAAGGGTGCTTGATACGCTTCCACGCCATGTCGGTGATGTGCAGCAGGCCGTCCACGCCACCCAGATCGACGAATGCGCCGTAATCGGTGAGGTTTTTGACGATACCTTTGACTTGCTGGCCTTCCTGCAGGGATTCCAGCAGAGCTTCACGCTCGGCGGAGTTCTCGGCTTCCAGGACGCTGCGACGGGAAACGACAACGTTGTTGCGCTTCTGGTCCAGTTTGATGACCTTGAATTCCAGCTCTTTGCCTTCCAGGTGCGTGGTGTCGCGCACTGGACGGACGTCAACCAGGGAACCTGGCAGGAACGCACGGATGCCGTTAACGTCGACAGTGAAGCCGCCTTTAACCTTACCGTTGATAACGCCCTTGACCACTTCCTCAGCTGCGAAGGCTGCTTCCAGAACGATCCAGCATTCAGCGCGCTTGGCTTTTTCACGGGACAGCTTGGTTTCACCGAAACCGTCTTCAACCGAGTCCAGCGCAACGTGAACTTCGTCACCGACGTTGATGTTCAGTTCGCCAGCGTCGTTGTAGAACTGCTCCAGAGGGATCAGTGCTTCGGACTTCAGGCCAGCGTGAACGGTTACCCAGCGAGCCTGGTAATCGATATCAACGATAACACCGGTGATGATGGAGCCTGCCTGAAGGTTCAGGGTCTTTAGGCTTTCTTCAAAGAGTTCCGCAAAGCTTTCGCTCATTTTAATTCCTGTTGATTAGGGCGAAAAATACGCCCGTCTCCACATCCCAGACGATGCGGGTCAGTTTCATTTAAAGGAAGCCACCGCAGGACTATGACTGGTCCCCTGCGGCCTTCCTGGTCACCCGGCGATATCGCGAATGGCGATCTCGCTCATGATGCGTTCAAGCACCTGATCGATGGACAACTCCGTGGAATCCAGCTGTATGGCGTCGGCCGCCGGCTTGAGCGGGGCCACCGCTCGCTGGGTATCACGCTCGTCGCGCGCACGGATCTCATCTAGCAGACTCGACAGACTAACACCCTCGACTTTGCCCTTCAACTGCAAATATCGACGACGCGCCCGCTCCTCGGCACTGGCAGTGAGGAAAATCTTCAATGGCGCGTTCGGAAAAACCACCGTGCCCATGTCGCGACCATCGGCCACCAGGCCCGGCGCTTCCTGGAAAGCACGCTGGCGCTGCAGCAGCGCCTCTCGCACAGCCGGCAATGCAGCCACCTGAGAAGCGCCGGAACCGACGCTTTCAGTGCGAATGACATCGCTCACTTCATCCCCTTCCAGAATGATGCGTTGCAGCTGACCGTCGGTCGCCGCGATGAACTGCACATCCAGATGAGCGGCCAGTTTCTTCAGCAGCTCTTCATTGGTCAGGTCGACACCATGGTTGTGCGCAGCAAATGCCAGCAGCCGATACAGCGCACCGGAATCAAGCAGGTTCCAGCCCAGACGCTTGGCCAGAATCCCGGCTACGGTGCCTTTGCCCGAGCCGCTTGGCCCATCGATGGTGATGACCGGTGCAATGTTGTTCACGACTGAGCCTCTTGCGCCACACGAATGCCGACCTGAGCGCACAGCGCCAGGAAGTTCGGGAACGATGTCGCGACGTTGGCGCAGTCATGAATGCGGATCGGTGCCGTGGCGCGCAGCGAGGCCACACTGAAAGCCATCGCGATACGGTGATCGCCATGACCATGCACTTCGCCGCCGCCGATCTGGCCGCCGTCGATGATGATGCCATCCGGGGTCGGTTCGCACTTGACGCCCAGCGCCAGCAGACCGTCCGCCATGACCTGGATACGATCCGATTCCTTGACCCGCAACTCTTCAGCGCCGGTCAGCACGGTGCGCCCTTCGGCGCAGGCCGCGGCCACGAACAGCACCGGGAATTCGTCGATGGCCAATGGAACCAGCGCTTCCGGAATCTCAATACCCTTGAGTTTAGCTGCCCGCACGCGAAGATCTGCTACCGGCTCGCCACCCACTTCACGCTGGTTTTCCAGGGTGATGTCGGCACCCATCAGGCGCAGGATGTCGATCACACCGGTACGTGTCGGGTTGATGCCGACGTGTTCGAGCACCAGTTCCGAACCTTCAGCGATCGACGCGGCCACCAGGAAGAACGCCGACGACGAGATATCGCCCGGCACTTCGATGTGGGTCGCAGCCAGCTTGCCGCCGGACTCGACGGACGCCGTCGCGCCGTCAACGCTCACCGGGTAGCCGAAGCCGCGCAGCATACGCTCGGTATGGTCTCGGGTCGGAGCCGGCTCGGTCACAGTGGTCTTGCCTTCGGCGTACAGACCGGCCAGCAGCAGGCAGGATTTAACCTGGGCACTGGCCATCGGCATGGTGTAGGTCAGGCCTTTGAGCTTGTGACCGCCACGAATGGTCA
This window encodes:
- the cmk gene encoding (d)CMP kinase, with the translated sequence MNNIAPVITIDGPSGSGKGTVAGILAKRLGWNLLDSGALYRLLAFAAHNHGVDLTNEELLKKLAAHLDVQFIAATDGQLQRIILEGDEVSDVIRTESVGSGASQVAALPAVREALLQRQRAFQEAPGLVADGRDMGTVVFPNAPLKIFLTASAEERARRRYLQLKGKVEGVSLSSLLDEIRARDERDTQRAVAPLKPAADAIQLDSTELSIDQVLERIMSEIAIRDIAG
- the rpsA gene encoding 30S ribosomal protein S1, with the translated sequence MSESFAELFEESLKTLNLQAGSIITGVIVDIDYQARWVTVHAGLKSEALIPLEQFYNDAGELNINVGDEVHVALDSVEDGFGETKLSREKAKRAECWIVLEAAFAAEEVVKGVINGKVKGGFTVDVNGIRAFLPGSLVDVRPVRDTTHLEGKELEFKVIKLDQKRNNVVVSRRSVLEAENSAEREALLESLQEGQQVKGIVKNLTDYGAFVDLGGVDGLLHITDMAWKRIKHPSEIVNVGDEIDVKVLKYDRERNRVSLGLKQLGEDPWVAIKARYPESTRVTARVTNLTDYGCFAELEEGVEGLVHVSEMDWTNKNIHPSKVVQVGDEVEVMVLDIDEERRRISLGIKQCKSNPWEDFSGQFNKGDKISGTIKSITDFGIFIGLDGGIDGLVHLSDISWNEVGEEAVRRFKKGDELDTVILSVDPERERISLGIKQLESDPFSEYVSVNDKGAIVKGTVKEVDAKGAIIVLADDIEATLKASEISRDRVEDARNALKEGQEVEAKIISVDRKSRQISLSIKSKDDAEEKEAIQSLKAAPEGEAADTTMAALLRQAMAKQN